TCAAGGCTGTGCTGGCGCTCGGGCGGATCGCGCATGAGACCTTCCTGACCGCGCTCGGCCAGCGCCGCGCCGCGTTTCCTTTCGCGCATTGCGCGGAACACGCGCTCCCCGGCACCGGGCTCACGCTGTTCGACAGCTATCACTGCTCAAGATACAACACCAACACGGGACGGCTGACGGAAGAGATGTTCCGCGACGTGTTTGAGAAAATTCGGGCTCACATCCCCTAAGGAAACGGTTGAGGTCCTACTCTTCCGAATGCGGCTCTTTCTGATAGGCCTCGGCGTCAACAACCATCCAACCGTTTGGACCAAGATGCTCCTGCGGCCGGAACCGGGCCTTGTAGGCCATCTTCTGTGAGCCTTCGACCCAGTAGCCCAGATAGACGTAAGGCAGGTTCATTTTGCGGGCCCGGTCGATGTGATCCAGGATCATGTAGGTGCCGAGCGCGGTGGCGTCGTAAGCGGGATCGTAAAAGGAATAGACCATCGACAGGCCGTCAGAGAGCTGATCGCTGAGCGCCACGCCAAGGAGCGGGCCGTCGCCGGTGCCGGTGATGAAGCTGTTCGGACCTCTCTGGCGGTACTCCAGCACCATCGTCTCCACGTGCGTGTCTTCGACCATCATGGCGTAATCCAGAACGCTCATTTCGGTCATGCCGCCGTTTTCATGACGGGCTTCGAGATAATCGCGGAAGAGATCATATTGTTCTGAAGAGGGGCTGGGCGGGAGACGCGCGCCCACGATGTCGGCGCCGGACTTCCAGACCCGCTTGAAGGACTTGGTCCACTTGAAGTCATCCACACGCACACGCACGGAAATGCAGGCCTGGCACCGTTCGCAGGCCGGCCGATAGGCAATGTTCTGGCTGCGGCGGAAACCGCCTTGTGTCAGGACTTCGTTCAATGCGGGGGCGCCATGGCCGACAAGATGCGTGAAAACCTTGCGCTCCTGTTTGCCGTCCAGATACGGACAGGGTGCGGGGGCCGTAAGATAGAACTGGGGATGATCTGTGGCGTGCCGTGTCACCGTTTTGTCCCGCGAATCCCTTAGCGTCTGTGTTCCGTTCCTGATCTCATAATCCATAATACCATGGCGCGACCAAAGAGAAGGTCAACCATAGAATAATGGCCAGGGGCGTGCCAGCCCGTACAAAGTCATTGAACTTGTAGTGCCCCGGCCCCATGACGATCAGGTTCGTCTGATAGCCGATCGGCGTGGCGAACGAGGTGTTTGCCGCAATGATCAGGCAGACCACAAAGGCTTCCGGTTTTTCACCGATCTGTTCGGCAAGATTGATCGCAATGGGTGTGAACAAGACGGCGGCGGCATTGTTCGACAGGAAGTTGGTCAGGATCATCACGATGAAGAACAGTGCCGACAGCATGACGGCGGCCGATGCGCCATGCAGGATGTCCGCGAGCCCCGTCGCAATGGCTGTGGCGCCACCGGTGCCTTCAAGCGCAACGGCTCCAGCCAGCGAGGCACCAACCAGCATGAAGATCCGGCTGTCGATGGCCCGCATCGCCTGCCGGATGTTGAGGCACCCGGACGCAATCATGGCAAAGGTGCCGGCGACGGCAGCGGAAACGATCGGCAGCAAACCGCTGGCGGCAAGGGCAACCACACAGGCAAAGATCGCCAGGGCCCGCGGCGCGTAGCGTTTGCGCGGCACTTCCGTTGTCGACCAGTCGAGAAGAAGGACATCGCGATTGCCGCGCAGCCGCGCAATTTCGTCTTCGTTGCCGGCGACCAGCAACACGTCACCGGCTTCCAGGCGAATGTCATTCATGGCCATCCGCGGCATGCGGCTGCGCCGCTGGATCCCCATGACCAGACAGCCGGTGTCCGTGTAGAAACCGGACTGCGGCAAGGTGCGTCCCATCAGGCGCGAAGCAGGGGCGACCACGGCTTCGGCAAGACTGATCGATCCATCCTGGACAGTCTGTGTTTCGCGGTTCGATGTGCCGCTTTCCGCCTCCGCTTCCATCAAAGGTTGGCGGCGGGCCAGTGCGTTTGCAAGCGCGGTCCGTGTCGCTGCGACGATCACGGTGTCACCCGGTGTCAGAACGACATTTTCAAAGGGCGGCAGGATCGGCTTCTGGCCCCGTTGCACCAGGCGCACCGTCATGTCCTTCAGTTTCGGAAACATGCCGGAAACCGATTCCACGCCGACCAGCGGGTGGCCATAGGTGATCTCGATTTGCGCGATGAACTGTTTGCCCGACGTTGCCTGAAACTCTTCGGCCATGGTTTTGCGCTCCTGCAGCAGCCGGGGCATGAGGAAGAGCACATAAAGAAGGCCCACGCCGGCAATGATCAGGCCGATCGGCGTGAAGCTGAAGAACGTCAGTTTGAGGTCCGAGGTCTGTGCCGCGTAATTTGCGACCAGCAGGTTGGTGGAGGAACCGATCAGGGTGGTCATGCCGCCCAGGATGGCCACGAAGGACAGCGGCATCAGAACCCGGGCCGCGGACTGGCCGGCGGTCGCCGCAACCGCGGTCAGGATTGGCAGGAACATGACCACGACAGGCGTGTTGTTCAGGAACGCGCTGAGGACGGTTACGGTGAGCAGGACCGGAATGGCGGCATAAAGCGACCGGCCGCGCGTGAGCCGCACGATGGCCTTGGCCGGGCCTTCCAGCGCGTCGGTCTGAAACAGGCCCTGGCCAATGATCAAGAGACAGATCACCGTGATGAGCGCCGGGTTGGCAAATCCCATCAGAAAATCGCCGGTGGTAATGACTGACCCACTCGGAGCCGTGACCGGAAAAATCGAGAATATGAGGATGAATGCGGAAACGGAGCCAAGAGCGACTGTCTCGATCGGGTAGCGCTCCAGGGCGTACAAGACGACAGTTGACGCGATCACCAAGAAGGTCAGCGCCATGGCAATATCAACTGAGTGCATTCACCTGCCCAAGGCCACCATGGCCATTCACCAGGGGGCACTTTAGATCAGGCGATCCCCGGATTGGAAGAGGAAACAGCACAGATTGCCGTTGATATCAGCTGGCCAGCTCTCTCTAAACTGTTGCAACTGCGCCTATATCCCGGTTGCAGGACGTCTGGTCGCAGCATAGGAGGCACACCGTTCGAAATCGTTGCTCTGCAACGGGCATCGACAACAGAGCGGCCCAAAAGCATGCGCTCGGATCAGCGCAGCGCGGCTTCGTTGCGATGCTGACGAAGTTGTTCGCGGCGGCGTTTCGACAGGTTTCGTCGCTTGATGTAAGCAAGGGCGGCAACGGCAGACACAAGCGCACCGACGCTGGAAGTGGCGGCAATCTTGACGAACAGCGGTGCGCCGACCGCCCAGACCAGGGCCAATCCCAGAACACATACGGCGCCCACGGAGCCAATTGTTCTTTCCTGCAAATCCGACAACAGCGCCAATCCCTTCCTGCTGCCATACCCCGACGGGGTCGGCTTGCCTTCGATCAATGCGGTTCGGGAAAACTACAATCCGGCCGCTGGTGAGTGGTGCCGATGTTTTGGATTTCTAGCGAGGTTTTGGTAGGCTTGACCGGACTTGAGCAAAAAAATGAATTGGAATTCCAAAACAGTGGCTGAATTGACAAATCAGGACCGCGCGCTGGTGCGTCTTCTTCAGGAAGACTGCCGGTTGACCAATCAGGAACTGGCGGATCGCACCGGCATGTCCGCCTCAGTCTGTTGGCGGCGGGTGCGGGCACTGGAAGAGACCGGTGTGATCTCAAGATATGCCGCGATCGTGGACCCGGACGCGGCCGGTCTGAAATTCCGAGCCATGGTACATGTCAGTCTGGCCCGAACGGATGCCGCCACGGTGCACAGTTTTCTGGAGGAGGTCGGTCGGCGCCCGGAGGTGCTGCAATGTTATGCGACCTCCGGATCGCCCGATTACCATATGCTGGTCATGTGCCGGGACCTGGACGACTATAATCGCTTCTACGACGAGTTTTTGTTCGAGCGGTCCTGTGTCGGGCAGGTGTCGATGCATCTCATCGTCAAGACGGTGAAGTCGGACGTGAAGCTACCGGTTTGATGCAGAGATGAAGCGAGGGATCCCGGCGCCGGGCTTTGCTGCTGGCTGGGGTTATACCATCTGGGAGGGGGCATGACATCATCCAACCCTGTTGACCTGCAAAGCCGGCACGCACGCAAGATCCTGGCTCTTTTTGTCATGACCGTTCTGGGTGTGGGGGTTCTGATCGGTTCGACGACGGAGACAGGCGGCTGGTACGAGAACCTTCAAAAGCCGGTGTTCAATCCGCCGAACTGGATCTTTGGACCGGTCTGGTCATGTCTATACGTGCTGATCGCAGTTGCCGGTTGGAGAACATATCAGCATTGCCCGCGAGGCCGCTTGTGGCAGGTCTGGTGTGTGCAGATGGTTCTGAACTTTGCCTGGACACCGATCTTCTTCCGGCTGCACCTGATCTGGCCGGCCTTTCTGGTACTGGCGATTTTGTTGTGTCTTGTCTCGGTTTTCATTGTCAGCGCCTGGCAAAGGGATCGAACCGCGGCATGGCTCTTCATGCCTTATGCGGTCTGGGTCGGCTTTGCCGGGCTGCTCAACCTGACAATAGCAATCCTGAACTAGGATCCTGACTTGAAGACGGGCTGCCTTTAGCCATGCTCGTTCAGATACGACCGGTGATAGGCTGAGTTGATCACGACCGTGCCCAGGATGAGGTCATGCAGCAGGCGTTTGCGGTCGGAAAACAGCGACACGAGCAGAATGAACGGTGTCAGCAGCGAGATCGAGAACCAGAACAGCAACGCATGAACGGCGGCCAGCAGTGGATAGGGCTTTGCCCCGTACCAGAGCCGCATTTCAAGCCCCATGGCGCGCATGCCGAGCGTTGAGGCCTGAGGACCGCCAAGGGTGAAGGCAACGTAAAGCAGGGCGACTGCTGTCGGCAGGATGCCATAGAGCAAAAAGCCGAGGCCAAGGGTGAAGAGCCCAAGGATGAAAACCAGAACACCGGCGCCGAAAGTCAGGAGCGCGATCACCACCACGTCGATGAAAAACGCAAAGATCCGCCGGCTGCGCACGCCCGAAAACAGCTCCGGATTGCGCACAGGATCAAAGACATCCTGACGGGCATGGTCGGAGGTGGTTTCAGCGGTCATTGTCGGGCTCCCTTTGTGCATGATGGTCTTCATGTGGGGAGTGTTGGGCGGATTCGCAAACAGTCTCAGGATTTCTGACGGCCGTAACGTCACTCTGGCCGTCCTGGAACGCGAAACGGAAGCTGCCCAAACTCACCGAACAATGCAGCGCACTGGGCGTTCAGCCTGGAAAGGGTGCACGCGCTACCGGGCAGCATCAATCCATGCGTTCGCCGATTTCCAGATAGCGCACCACGAAGCCGCGTTCGCGCAGGGCCGCGACGATGCGTTCGCCATGGGGCCGGTCGAACGCCTCGAAGGTCACGTCCAGCGTCGCGCCCTTGGCCGGAACGTTGAGGAACAGCCGGTGATGTTCGACATCGACCACGTTGCCCTGCATGTCACCAATCACCGTCGCGATTTCGCCAAGCGTGCCCGGCCGGTCTGGCGTGTCGAT
This genomic interval from Labrenzia sp. VG12 contains the following:
- a CDS encoding SLC13 family permease, with the translated sequence MHSVDIAMALTFLVIASTVVLYALERYPIETVALGSVSAFILIFSIFPVTAPSGSVITTGDFLMGFANPALITVICLLIIGQGLFQTDALEGPAKAIVRLTRGRSLYAAIPVLLTVTVLSAFLNNTPVVVMFLPILTAVAATAGQSAARVLMPLSFVAILGGMTTLIGSSTNLLVANYAAQTSDLKLTFFSFTPIGLIIAGVGLLYVLFLMPRLLQERKTMAEEFQATSGKQFIAQIEITYGHPLVGVESVSGMFPKLKDMTVRLVQRGQKPILPPFENVVLTPGDTVIVAATRTALANALARRQPLMEAEAESGTSNRETQTVQDGSISLAEAVVAPASRLMGRTLPQSGFYTDTGCLVMGIQRRSRMPRMAMNDIRLEAGDVLLVAGNEDEIARLRGNRDVLLLDWSTTEVPRKRYAPRALAIFACVVALAASGLLPIVSAAVAGTFAMIASGCLNIRQAMRAIDSRIFMLVGASLAGAVALEGTGGATAIATGLADILHGASAAVMLSALFFIVMILTNFLSNNAAAVLFTPIAINLAEQIGEKPEAFVVCLIIAANTSFATPIGYQTNLIVMGPGHYKFNDFVRAGTPLAIILWLTFSLVAPWYYGL
- a CDS encoding TspO/MBR family protein; translation: MTSSNPVDLQSRHARKILALFVMTVLGVGVLIGSTTETGGWYENLQKPVFNPPNWIFGPVWSCLYVLIAVAGWRTYQHCPRGRLWQVWCVQMVLNFAWTPIFFRLHLIWPAFLVLAILLCLVSVFIVSAWQRDRTAAWLFMPYAVWVGFAGLLNLTIAILN
- a CDS encoding arginyltransferase — protein: MTRHATDHPQFYLTAPAPCPYLDGKQERKVFTHLVGHGAPALNEVLTQGGFRRSQNIAYRPACERCQACISVRVRVDDFKWTKSFKRVWKSGADIVGARLPPSPSSEQYDLFRDYLEARHENGGMTEMSVLDYAMMVEDTHVETMVLEYRQRGPNSFITGTGDGPLLGVALSDQLSDGLSMVYSFYDPAYDATALGTYMILDHIDRARKMNLPYVYLGYWVEGSQKMAYKARFRPQEHLGPNGWMVVDAEAYQKEPHSEE
- a CDS encoding RDD family protein, translating into MTAETTSDHARQDVFDPVRNPELFSGVRSRRIFAFFIDVVVIALLTFGAGVLVFILGLFTLGLGFLLYGILPTAVALLYVAFTLGGPQASTLGMRAMGLEMRLWYGAKPYPLLAAVHALLFWFSISLLTPFILLVSLFSDRKRLLHDLILGTVVINSAYHRSYLNEHG
- a CDS encoding Lrp/AsnC family transcriptional regulator; the encoded protein is MAELTNQDRALVRLLQEDCRLTNQELADRTGMSASVCWRRVRALEETGVISRYAAIVDPDAAGLKFRAMVHVSLARTDAATVHSFLEEVGRRPEVLQCYATSGSPDYHMLVMCRDLDDYNRFYDEFLFERSCVGQVSMHLIVKTVKSDVKLPV